The Blastococcus sp. HT6-4 genome window below encodes:
- a CDS encoding response regulator transcription factor, translated as MGETDDATAADRRPPVDVVVVDDHPLFTRGLSLLLPGLSEGRVRVVGTTDDASAAAALVRRHHADVAIVDLHMPPPGGTRAIAAIRRADPLVRVVALSGLAEADAAIEALRAGAAGFLPKTADPEALVRPLLAVLDGWSVLPEAVLRQLLDDATPTGRQSIADQLTADERRLWRLIADGTSTVDIATTLHVSERTTKRLVAHLLRRLDVATRVEAAALAGRVGLGKETGGLGKETGGLGRPAGGLAG; from the coding sequence GTGGGCGAGACCGACGACGCGACCGCTGCTGACCGCAGGCCGCCGGTGGACGTGGTCGTCGTCGACGACCACCCGCTGTTCACGCGTGGGTTGAGCCTGCTGCTGCCCGGGCTCAGCGAGGGCCGGGTCCGGGTCGTGGGGACGACGGACGACGCGTCGGCCGCCGCGGCGCTGGTGCGCCGGCACCACGCCGACGTCGCGATCGTCGACCTGCACATGCCGCCGCCCGGGGGCACCAGGGCGATCGCGGCGATCCGGCGCGCCGATCCGCTGGTGCGGGTCGTGGCGCTGTCGGGGCTGGCCGAGGCGGACGCGGCGATCGAGGCGCTGCGGGCGGGCGCGGCGGGCTTCCTGCCCAAGACCGCGGACCCGGAGGCGCTGGTGCGGCCGCTGCTCGCCGTCCTGGACGGGTGGTCGGTGCTGCCGGAGGCGGTGCTGCGCCAGTTGCTGGACGACGCGACCCCGACCGGGAGGCAGAGCATCGCCGACCAGCTGACCGCCGACGAGCGGCGGCTGTGGCGGCTGATCGCCGACGGCACCAGCACGGTGGACATCGCTACGACGCTGCACGTCTCGGAGCGGACGACGAAGCGGCTGGTCGCGCACCTGCTGCGCCGGCTGGACGTCGCGACCCGGGTGGAGGCGGCCGCGCTGGCCGGCCGCGTCGGCCTGGGCAAGGAGACCGGTGGCCTGGGCAAGGAGACCGGCGGCCTGGGCCGACCGGCCGGTGGCCTCGCGGGGTGA
- a CDS encoding ATP-binding protein — MTLAADTQASTCSRGLLNDLARVLRAHLPRPRRARAAEDAPSPEDAVVRALCHDMRSPLASLEAVLGSLDRAPGHAAELLELARAQTAHLSSMLRTADATGGALRRSAGTRRLGEVVQASLAASGLPRSQLTLEMSEEATDIGVADARVQRILINLFENAHRHGRGAPVRLRVEPRRGWVDLALTQPGVPVNRVVQHLRTTRPPTDLTGLGLWSVQRQTRELGGRLLWAEHGGDFTLTVQLPDR; from the coding sequence GTGACCCTGGCTGCCGACACGCAGGCGTCGACGTGTAGCCGCGGACTGCTCAACGATCTCGCCCGCGTGCTGCGGGCGCATCTCCCGCGCCCGCGCCGGGCGAGAGCCGCCGAGGACGCACCCAGCCCCGAGGACGCCGTCGTCCGGGCGCTCTGCCACGACATGCGCAGCCCGCTGGCCTCCCTGGAAGCGGTGCTGGGCTCGCTGGACCGCGCCCCCGGCCACGCCGCCGAACTGCTCGAGCTCGCCCGGGCCCAGACCGCGCACCTGTCCTCGATGCTGCGGACGGCCGACGCGACCGGAGGGGCGCTGCGCCGCTCCGCGGGCACCCGCCGTCTCGGCGAGGTGGTCCAGGCCTCGCTGGCGGCCTCCGGGCTGCCCCGGTCGCAGCTGACCCTGGAGATGAGCGAGGAGGCCACCGACATCGGGGTCGCCGACGCCCGCGTGCAGCGCATCCTGATCAACCTCTTCGAGAACGCCCACCGCCACGGGCGTGGCGCGCCGGTTCGGCTCCGGGTGGAGCCGAGACGCGGCTGGGTGGACCTGGCGCTCACCCAGCCCGGCGTCCCCGTCAACCGGGTGGTCCAGCACCTGCGCACGACCCGCCCCCCGACGGACCTCACCGGCCTGGGGCTCTGGTCGGTGCAGCGGCAGACCCGGGAGCTGGGCGGCCGGTTGCTCTGGGCCGAGCACGGGGGCGACTTCACGCTCACCGTCCAGCTCCCCGACCGCTGA
- a CDS encoding sodium:solute symporter family protein, with the protein MSDIQVWTLVFVVITFGIYIYIAYASRVSTTSGFYVAGGGIPAPANGAAIAADWMSAASFISMAGIVAFAGNGYAGSVYLMGWTGGYVLLALLLAPYLRKFGKYTIPDFVGDRYSETARLVAVVAAIVVSFVYVAGQMAGVGLVFQRFLGVGTTAGVVIGMVIVFFYAVLGGMKGITWTQVAQYSVLIVAYLIPVVAISVQITGNPVPQIGFGEILGELDGLQEDLGFAAYTEAFTQTTMLNMVLITAALMFGTAGLPHVIVRFYTAKSVRAARYSALWALFFIALLYTSAPAVGAFSKLNFIDQIAGTPIGETPGWFNTWADVGLIEVTDVDGDGVIDYGPETGELVINNDIIVLATPEIAGLPAPVVGLVAAGALAAALSTASGLLLVISSSVANDVYYKRVNPQATEARQLLVGRIAMGAAILVAGYLGINPPGFVAQVVALAFGLACASFFPILVLGIFWKKTTAAGATAGLAAGLGTTVAYMLWTIDIYGNSDGLFGIPETGFGTIGMLINFVVTIVVSQFTTKPSPVMQELVEEIRYPGKSRLVAAHAEGHLDEVIHEGRPGEPPQEPRSH; encoded by the coding sequence ATGAGCGACATCCAGGTGTGGACGCTCGTCTTCGTCGTCATCACGTTCGGCATCTACATCTACATCGCCTACGCCAGCCGGGTGTCCACCACGTCCGGCTTCTACGTCGCCGGTGGCGGTATCCCGGCGCCGGCCAACGGCGCCGCGATCGCGGCGGACTGGATGAGCGCCGCGTCGTTCATCTCGATGGCGGGCATCGTCGCGTTCGCCGGGAACGGCTACGCCGGCTCCGTCTACCTGATGGGCTGGACCGGCGGCTACGTGCTGCTGGCCCTCCTGCTGGCGCCCTACCTGCGGAAGTTCGGCAAGTACACGATCCCGGACTTCGTCGGTGACCGGTACTCCGAGACCGCCCGCCTGGTTGCGGTCGTCGCGGCGATCGTCGTCTCGTTCGTCTACGTCGCCGGGCAGATGGCCGGCGTCGGCCTGGTCTTCCAGCGGTTCCTCGGGGTCGGCACCACGGCCGGTGTGGTCATCGGCATGGTGATCGTCTTCTTCTACGCCGTGCTCGGCGGCATGAAGGGGATCACCTGGACGCAGGTCGCCCAGTACTCCGTCCTGATCGTCGCCTACCTCATCCCCGTGGTGGCGATCTCCGTGCAGATCACCGGGAACCCCGTGCCGCAGATCGGGTTCGGCGAGATCCTCGGCGAGCTCGACGGGCTGCAGGAGGACCTCGGCTTCGCCGCGTACACCGAGGCCTTCACGCAGACCACCATGCTGAACATGGTGCTGATCACCGCGGCACTGATGTTCGGGACCGCCGGCCTCCCGCACGTGATCGTCCGCTTCTACACCGCCAAGAGCGTGCGTGCCGCCCGGTACTCGGCGCTGTGGGCGCTGTTCTTCATCGCCCTGCTCTACACCTCGGCCCCGGCGGTGGGCGCGTTCAGCAAGCTGAACTTCATCGACCAGATCGCGGGCACGCCGATCGGCGAGACGCCGGGGTGGTTCAACACCTGGGCCGACGTCGGGCTGATCGAGGTGACCGACGTCGACGGGGACGGGGTCATCGACTACGGCCCCGAGACCGGCGAGCTGGTGATCAACAACGACATCATCGTTCTCGCGACGCCGGAGATCGCCGGTCTGCCGGCGCCGGTGGTCGGGCTGGTGGCGGCCGGCGCGCTGGCCGCGGCGCTGTCCACGGCGTCCGGCCTGCTCCTGGTCATCTCGTCGTCGGTGGCCAACGACGTGTACTACAAGCGGGTCAACCCGCAGGCCACCGAGGCCCGCCAGCTTCTGGTGGGCCGGATCGCGATGGGGGCGGCCATCCTCGTGGCCGGCTACCTGGGCATCAACCCGCCCGGCTTCGTGGCCCAGGTGGTGGCGCTCGCCTTCGGCCTGGCCTGTGCCAGCTTCTTCCCGATCCTCGTGCTCGGGATCTTCTGGAAGAAGACCACGGCAGCCGGAGCGACCGCCGGCCTTGCAGCCGGTCTCGGCACCACCGTCGCGTACATGCTGTGGACGATCGACATCTACGGCAACAGCGACGGCCTGTTCGGCATCCCCGAGACCGGCTTCGGCACGATCGGCATGCTGATCAACTTCGTGGTCACCATCGTGGTGTCGCAGTTCACCACGAAGCCGTCGCCGGTGATGCAGGAGCTGGTGGAGGAGATCCGCTACCCCGGCAAGAGCCGGCTCGTCGCGGCGCACGCCGAAGGCCACCTGGACGAGGTGATCCACGAGGGGAGGCCGGGGGAGCCGCCGCAGGAGCCGCGGTCCCACTGA
- a CDS encoding ABC transporter ATP-binding protein, whose protein sequence is MTVPGEPPASFAAAAVRATGLRKTYGSGETAVHALAGVDVTFARGEFTAIMGPSGSGKSTLMHCLAGLDTATAGQVWLGDTELTRLRDDQLTTLRRQRIGFVFQAFNLLPVLPARENIVLPMQLAGQRPDPVWFDDVVARLGLRERLGHRPHELSGGQQQRVAIARALLARPDVVFADEPTGNLDSRSGAEVLGLLRSSVKETGQTVVMVTHDASAAAYADRVVLLADGRLAGELTDPTVASVLDALRGLGA, encoded by the coding sequence ATGACCGTCCCCGGTGAGCCACCGGCGTCCTTCGCCGCAGCCGCCGTCCGCGCCACCGGCCTGCGCAAGACCTACGGGAGCGGCGAGACCGCCGTGCACGCGCTCGCCGGCGTCGACGTCACCTTCGCCCGCGGCGAGTTCACCGCGATCATGGGCCCCTCGGGCAGCGGGAAGTCCACGCTGATGCACTGCCTGGCGGGGCTCGACACCGCCACGGCCGGGCAGGTGTGGCTGGGCGACACCGAGCTGACCCGCCTCCGGGACGACCAGCTCACCACGCTGCGCCGGCAGCGGATCGGGTTCGTCTTCCAGGCGTTCAACCTGCTGCCGGTGCTGCCCGCGCGAGAGAACATCGTGCTGCCGATGCAGCTGGCCGGGCAGCGCCCCGACCCCGTCTGGTTCGACGACGTCGTCGCACGGCTGGGGCTGCGCGAGCGGCTGGGCCACCGCCCGCACGAGCTCTCCGGCGGCCAGCAGCAGCGGGTGGCCATCGCCCGCGCCCTGCTCGCGCGCCCCGACGTCGTCTTCGCCGACGAGCCCACCGGCAACCTCGACTCCCGCAGCGGCGCCGAGGTGCTCGGCCTGCTGCGCTCCAGCGTGAAGGAGACCGGCCAGACCGTCGTCATGGTCACCCACGATGCCTCGGCCGCCGCCTACGCCGACCGCGTGGTGCTGCTGGCCGACGGACGGCTCGCCGGCGAGCTCACCGACCCGACCGTGGCCTCCGTGCTCGACGCGCTCCGCGGCCTGGGGGCCTGA
- a CDS encoding manganese catalase family protein: MFTHTQALQYEAKPDGPDPDFARKLQEVLGGQWGEMTVATQYLLQGWNCRLPGKYKDMLLSIGTEELAHVEILVTMIDRLLDHMPLKPDASDRTKEAAAGYGQHNPQHPLTNGGGASYMDSMGNPWTGAYVTASGNLMADFHYNATAEMQGRLQVARLYNMTDDPGVKETLKFLIARDHMHQMQWLAAIEELKADGLEGIPVPEAFPIEEEPGDAGFAFILASDGPEAAAGRWAHGPTPDGRGEFTARPIEAAADAPQLPPGDPRLFPTPQMPGQSMLQKAKDLLT; encoded by the coding sequence GTGTTCACGCACACCCAGGCGCTGCAGTACGAGGCCAAGCCCGACGGCCCGGACCCGGACTTCGCGCGCAAGCTCCAGGAGGTCCTCGGCGGTCAGTGGGGCGAGATGACGGTCGCCACCCAGTACCTGCTGCAGGGCTGGAACTGCCGGCTGCCCGGCAAGTACAAGGACATGCTCCTCTCGATCGGCACCGAGGAGCTCGCCCACGTCGAGATCCTCGTGACGATGATCGACCGGCTGCTCGACCACATGCCGCTCAAGCCCGACGCGTCGGACCGCACCAAGGAGGCGGCGGCGGGCTACGGCCAGCACAACCCGCAGCACCCGCTCACCAACGGCGGCGGCGCGTCCTACATGGACAGCATGGGCAACCCCTGGACCGGCGCCTACGTGACCGCCAGCGGCAACCTGATGGCCGACTTCCACTACAACGCCACCGCCGAGATGCAGGGGCGGCTGCAGGTCGCGCGGCTCTACAACATGACCGACGACCCGGGCGTCAAGGAGACCCTGAAGTTCCTCATCGCCCGTGACCACATGCACCAGATGCAGTGGCTCGCCGCCATCGAGGAGCTCAAGGCCGACGGTCTCGAGGGCATCCCGGTGCCCGAGGCCTTCCCGATCGAGGAGGAGCCGGGCGACGCCGGTTTCGCCTTCATCCTCGCCTCCGACGGCCCCGAGGCGGCCGCCGGTCGCTGGGCCCACGGCCCGACCCCGGACGGCCGCGGCGAGTTCACCGCCCGGCCGATCGAGGCCGCCGCCGACGCCCCGCAGCTGCCGCCGGGCGACCCGCGCCTGTTCCCGACGCCGCAGATGCCGGGCCAGTCGATGCTGCAGAAGGCCAAGGACCTGCTCACCTGA
- a CDS encoding DUF4212 domain-containing protein, with translation MDATQRKDYWRRNLRLMSVLLVIWALVSFGAGILFVEPLNSVEILGFPLGFWFAQQGSIVTFVVLIAVYVWRMDKLDAEFGIDEYEEEVHHS, from the coding sequence GTGGACGCTACACAGCGCAAGGACTACTGGCGGAGGAATCTCCGCCTGATGAGCGTGCTGCTCGTCATCTGGGCACTGGTGTCGTTCGGCGCGGGGATCCTCTTCGTCGAGCCGCTGAACAGCGTCGAGATCCTCGGCTTCCCCCTCGGCTTCTGGTTCGCCCAGCAGGGGTCCATCGTCACCTTCGTCGTCCTCATCGCCGTCTACGTCTGGCGGATGGACAAGCTCGACGCCGAGTTCGGCATCGACGAGTACGAGGAGGAGGTCCACCACTCATGA
- a CDS encoding response regulator transcription factor, with protein MSERIRVVLVDDQQMVRAGFRMVIDSQPDLTVVGEVGDGAAAVELLARTPADVVLMDIRMPGTDGIEATRQVTELPEPPRVLVLTTFDLDEYVMAAIGAGASGFLLKDAAPEDMLDAIRTVHAGDSVIAASSTRRLLQHVAPMLRGGGPVVPAGEADPGLAALTQREREVLEQMAYGATNGEIAAHFFVSEATVKTHVGRVLAKTGSRDRVQAVVLAYRTGLVAPADLLRNA; from the coding sequence ATGAGCGAGCGGATCCGGGTCGTCCTCGTGGACGACCAGCAGATGGTGCGGGCGGGCTTCCGCATGGTGATCGACTCGCAGCCCGACCTCACGGTCGTGGGCGAGGTCGGCGACGGCGCGGCGGCGGTGGAGCTGCTGGCGCGCACACCCGCCGACGTCGTCCTCATGGACATCCGCATGCCCGGTACCGATGGCATCGAGGCCACCCGGCAGGTGACCGAGCTGCCCGAGCCACCGCGGGTGCTCGTCCTGACCACCTTCGACCTCGACGAGTACGTGATGGCCGCCATCGGGGCGGGCGCCAGCGGTTTCCTGCTCAAGGACGCCGCCCCCGAGGACATGCTGGACGCCATCCGCACCGTGCACGCCGGCGACTCGGTCATCGCGGCCAGCTCCACCCGCCGGCTGCTGCAGCACGTCGCCCCGATGCTGCGTGGCGGGGGGCCGGTCGTGCCGGCCGGTGAGGCGGATCCGGGCCTGGCCGCGCTCACCCAGCGCGAGCGCGAGGTGCTGGAGCAGATGGCCTACGGCGCGACCAACGGCGAGATCGCCGCGCACTTCTTCGTGAGCGAGGCGACCGTCAAGACGCACGTCGGGCGAGTGCTGGCCAAGACCGGCTCCCGCGACCGGGTCCAGGCCGTCGTCCTGGCCTACCGCACCGGGCTGGTCGCCCCGGCGGACCTGCTCCGCAACGCGTAG
- a CDS encoding sensor histidine kinase, with amino-acid sequence MERSADAEGLVPWLRDRPFVVDAGLAALIGLVTVVLPAGAYWPGEAAAFVVGVLLVAPLAWRRRAPVHAAAAVVAAGLLELVVVDQFLAANYAALVMVYSLAGYAPRWASQAGLGIGLAGAVLAAVRYFGETLAYSTILTAGAIGVSVVAAWALGDLRRARLQRFAALEERAQLLELERDQEMRLAATAERARIAREMHDVVAHSLSVVIAQADGGRYAGKADPQAATDALEAIAATGRQALTDMRALLGVLRDGGGEEYAPQPDVDAIPALVEDVRASGLDVDLIVEGTPRPLPAGPQLAAYRIVQESLTNVLKHAGPAGRAWVRLQWRPDALELSVLDDGRGASAAVTGSDGKGQGLRGMRERAQLHGGRLDAGPRHGGGFGVHAALPYRSVR; translated from the coding sequence ATGGAGAGGTCTGCCGACGCCGAGGGCCTGGTCCCCTGGCTGCGGGACCGACCGTTCGTCGTCGACGCCGGGCTGGCCGCGCTCATCGGCCTGGTCACCGTCGTCCTGCCCGCCGGCGCCTACTGGCCGGGCGAGGCGGCGGCGTTCGTCGTCGGCGTGCTGCTCGTGGCGCCGTTGGCGTGGCGGCGCCGGGCGCCGGTCCACGCCGCGGCGGCCGTCGTCGCGGCCGGCCTGCTCGAACTGGTCGTCGTCGACCAGTTCCTCGCCGCCAACTACGCGGCCCTGGTGATGGTCTACTCGCTGGCCGGCTACGCCCCGCGCTGGGCGAGCCAGGCCGGGCTGGGCATCGGCCTGGCCGGCGCGGTCCTCGCCGCCGTGCGGTACTTCGGAGAGACCCTCGCCTACAGCACGATCCTCACCGCGGGCGCGATCGGCGTCTCGGTGGTCGCCGCATGGGCGCTGGGCGACCTCCGGCGGGCACGGCTCCAGCGGTTCGCCGCACTCGAGGAGCGCGCGCAGCTGCTGGAGCTCGAGCGCGACCAGGAGATGCGGCTGGCCGCGACCGCCGAGCGCGCCCGCATCGCCCGCGAGATGCACGACGTCGTCGCCCATTCGCTGTCGGTCGTCATCGCGCAGGCCGACGGCGGCCGCTACGCCGGGAAGGCCGACCCGCAGGCGGCCACCGACGCGCTGGAGGCGATCGCGGCGACCGGCCGGCAGGCGCTGACCGACATGCGCGCCCTGCTCGGCGTGCTCCGCGACGGCGGCGGCGAGGAGTACGCACCGCAGCCGGACGTCGACGCGATCCCCGCCCTCGTCGAGGACGTGCGGGCCAGCGGCTTGGACGTCGACCTCATCGTGGAGGGGACGCCCCGGCCGCTGCCGGCCGGCCCCCAGCTGGCCGCCTACCGGATCGTGCAGGAGTCGCTCACCAACGTGCTCAAGCACGCCGGCCCCGCCGGGCGGGCGTGGGTGCGCCTGCAGTGGCGGCCCGACGCGCTGGAGCTGTCCGTGCTCGACGACGGCCGCGGCGCCTCGGCAGCGGTGACCGGCTCCGACGGCAAGGGCCAGGGCCTGCGCGGGATGCGCGAGCGGGCGCAGCTGCACGGCGGCCGGCTCGACGCCGGTCCGCGGCACGGTGGCGGGTTCGGCGTGCACGCGGCGCTGCCCTACCGTTCGGTCCGATGA
- a CDS encoding PH domain-containing protein, with translation MTAPPPIAAPPAARRTSFRVVLVHTLTFRQARQFVPVLIPIAAATGFGGGTATIVALVVAITLFSLAMAAVSWWRFGYADGPAAVVVTRGLLTRSVRTVPNDRIRGVEVEAPLLHRVLGLVRVRIDAAAGAAGEDEELVIDGVPPAEGDRLRVAVLTHRRAPEPAPEAAGGAAPAEEELSRWSNRWLLYAPLVGSYLALPLAGIAALFRLGDELPDDLLDRVPDVEFPAGWVLAAVAVGALLLVVAGSVVGAAVVNWGFRLTRRGGSLVAVRGLLTRRHTELEIDRVRGVTVSEGLGMRLVGAARASALVTGLGAVERRGQLLPLGPRDEAWSLTRRLVADPGPLRRHPTGALRRRMVRALGIGLVVTAAGVVLLATVGRWDLLVAGVVLTVLGVPIARGLYAALGHAVGPRSFSVRRGWVVREQVVLEQRAVVGWQVRQSPFQRRAGLATVTACVGAGSGGYAAVDMAAGDAAAFALAASEPWAGALLPPER, from the coding sequence GTGACCGCGCCCCCGCCCATCGCCGCTCCCCCGGCGGCGCGCCGCACGTCGTTCCGGGTGGTGCTGGTGCACACCCTCACCTTCCGGCAGGCCCGGCAGTTCGTCCCCGTCCTCATCCCGATTGCGGCCGCGACCGGTTTCGGCGGCGGGACGGCGACGATCGTCGCGCTCGTCGTCGCGATCACCCTGTTCTCCCTGGCCATGGCGGCCGTCTCCTGGTGGCGGTTCGGCTACGCCGACGGGCCGGCCGCGGTGGTCGTCACCCGCGGGCTGCTGACCCGCTCGGTGCGCACCGTGCCCAACGACCGCATCCGCGGCGTCGAGGTCGAGGCGCCGCTGCTCCACCGGGTCCTCGGCCTTGTCCGGGTCCGCATCGACGCCGCCGCGGGCGCGGCCGGTGAGGACGAGGAACTGGTCATCGACGGCGTCCCGCCCGCCGAGGGCGACCGCCTCCGCGTCGCCGTCCTCACCCACCGGCGCGCCCCCGAGCCGGCTCCCGAGGCGGCCGGGGGCGCCGCACCGGCGGAGGAGGAGCTCTCCCGCTGGAGCAACCGCTGGCTGCTCTACGCCCCCCTCGTCGGCAGCTACCTCGCGCTGCCGCTGGCCGGCATCGCGGCCCTCTTCCGGCTCGGCGACGAGCTGCCCGACGACCTTCTCGACCGGGTCCCCGACGTCGAGTTCCCGGCGGGCTGGGTGCTCGCCGCCGTCGCCGTGGGAGCACTGCTGCTCGTCGTCGCCGGCTCGGTCGTGGGTGCCGCCGTCGTCAACTGGGGGTTCCGGCTCACCCGGCGCGGCGGTTCGCTGGTCGCCGTGCGCGGCCTGCTCACCCGCCGGCACACCGAGCTGGAGATCGACCGCGTCCGGGGCGTGACCGTCTCGGAGGGCCTCGGCATGCGCCTGGTCGGCGCGGCGCGGGCCAGCGCGCTGGTCACCGGCCTGGGCGCCGTCGAGCGGCGAGGGCAGCTGCTCCCGCTCGGGCCCCGGGACGAGGCCTGGTCGCTGACCCGTCGCCTCGTCGCCGACCCCGGCCCCCTCCGGCGCCATCCCACGGGGGCGCTCCGCCGCCGCATGGTGCGGGCGCTGGGGATCGGGCTGGTGGTCACCGCCGCCGGGGTGGTGCTCCTGGCCACGGTCGGGCGCTGGGACCTCCTGGTGGCCGGCGTCGTGCTCACCGTCCTGGGCGTGCCGATCGCCCGGGGGCTCTACGCCGCGCTCGGGCACGCGGTCGGGCCCCGGTCGTTCAGTGTCCGGCGCGGCTGGGTGGTGCGCGAGCAGGTCGTCCTCGAGCAGCGCGCCGTCGTCGGCTGGCAGGTCCGGCAGTCGCCGTTCCAGCGGCGGGCCGGGCTGGCCACGGTCACCGCCTGCGTGGGCGCCGGCAGCGGCGGCTACGCCGCCGTGGACATGGCCGCCGGCGACGCCGCCGCCTTCGCGCTCGCCGCCTCCGAGCCCTGGGCCGGCGCCCTCCTCCCGCCGGAGCGCTGA
- a CDS encoding PH domain-containing protein, translated as MTAVPSPVREPAWSLSRSAIGLWVTESVISTVFLWLAIGAFLLFVPADVGGPIPVLRWLLPLAGLAYAVVAIGIRPWVRHRIYRWEITAEAAYTRTGWLTQTWTLVPISRIQTVDVTRGVLQQMFGLASVAVLTASSQGTVHIAHLDHDVAQRVAGDLAHRAELVRDQAT; from the coding sequence ATGACCGCCGTCCCGTCGCCCGTGCGCGAGCCCGCCTGGTCGCTGTCCCGGTCGGCAATCGGTCTGTGGGTCACCGAGAGCGTGATCAGCACCGTGTTCCTGTGGCTGGCCATCGGGGCCTTCCTGCTGTTCGTCCCGGCCGACGTCGGCGGGCCGATCCCGGTGCTGCGCTGGCTGCTGCCGCTGGCCGGCCTGGCCTACGCCGTCGTCGCGATCGGCATCCGCCCCTGGGTCAGGCACCGGATCTACCGCTGGGAGATCACCGCCGAGGCCGCCTACACGCGCACGGGGTGGCTGACCCAGACCTGGACCCTCGTGCCGATCTCCCGCATCCAGACCGTCGACGTCACCCGCGGCGTGCTGCAGCAGATGTTCGGCCTGGCCTCCGTCGCGGTCCTCACCGCCTCCAGCCAGGGAACCGTGCACATCGCGCACCTCGACCACGACGTCGCCCAGCGCGTGGCCGGCGACCTCGCCCACCGCGCCGAGCTGGTCCGCGACCAGGCGACGTGA
- a CDS encoding Rieske 2Fe-2S domain-containing protein gives MALFSASSAASPTGWFPVAPAAQVGTTPVPVGADGRAYVIVRLRPGGEVTAFPARCPHRAVPLAAATVVDGRLECARHGWRFDADGRCTTAPSLGPAGTPPPRADLPLPWAVEERHGWVWLAPERTTAAVPARPAQPPRPEPAPPAPEPAGPVFGNLDPSLAHAWHPVALSAELRPGGWLQVRLLGCTWTLRRDGQELVVDPPASGVRERRGVVELAPREPADVPLDLPEAADRRFLSRWLVPRRTSAPAAVVADLLLDVARLPFVHGDTGAADHPEVPPYEVTPEAGGFTSTQEQWCDDPLDPEVVLGGRPLRQRRRVTYVHRAPFRLRIRRDQLDSGATTTTLTLLQPEDLDSTRVLTRILLSAGPGRPLPSPALLADHAAAEQRALDADLALLAGTAPSGLPLDRRDELHLPADRLGVALRDALCDFRMAGRSRAAA, from the coding sequence ATGGCCCTGTTCAGTGCTTCCTCCGCCGCCTCGCCGACGGGCTGGTTCCCGGTCGCCCCCGCCGCCCAGGTCGGGACGACGCCGGTGCCGGTGGGCGCCGACGGGCGGGCGTACGTCATCGTCCGGCTGCGGCCCGGCGGCGAGGTGACGGCGTTCCCCGCCCGGTGCCCCCACCGGGCCGTCCCCCTCGCCGCGGCCACCGTCGTCGACGGCCGGCTGGAGTGCGCGCGGCACGGCTGGCGGTTCGACGCCGACGGCCGCTGCACCACGGCGCCCTCCCTCGGGCCGGCGGGCACCCCACCGCCGCGCGCCGACCTGCCGCTCCCGTGGGCGGTGGAGGAGCGGCACGGCTGGGTCTGGCTCGCGCCGGAGCGGACCACGGCCGCCGTGCCGGCCCGCCCGGCGCAGCCGCCGCGCCCCGAGCCGGCACCACCCGCTCCCGAGCCGGCCGGGCCGGTCTTCGGCAACCTCGACCCCTCCCTCGCGCACGCCTGGCACCCGGTAGCCCTCTCCGCGGAGCTGCGCCCGGGCGGCTGGCTGCAGGTCCGGCTGCTGGGATGCACCTGGACGCTGCGGCGGGACGGGCAGGAGCTGGTCGTCGACCCGCCGGCCTCGGGCGTCCGCGAGCGGCGGGGCGTGGTGGAGCTCGCACCGCGGGAGCCGGCCGACGTCCCCCTCGACCTGCCCGAGGCCGCGGACCGCCGGTTCCTCTCCCGCTGGCTCGTCCCCCGCCGCACCTCCGCGCCGGCGGCGGTCGTCGCCGACCTGCTGCTGGACGTCGCCCGGCTGCCGTTCGTGCACGGGGACACCGGCGCCGCCGACCACCCCGAGGTGCCGCCCTACGAGGTCACACCGGAGGCCGGCGGCTTCACCAGCACGCAGGAGCAGTGGTGCGACGACCCGCTGGACCCGGAGGTCGTCCTCGGCGGGCGGCCGCTGCGCCAGCGCAGGAGGGTCACCTACGTCCACCGGGCGCCGTTCCGGCTGCGCATCCGCCGTGACCAGCTCGACTCCGGGGCGACGACGACGACGCTCACGCTCCTGCAGCCCGAGGACCTCGACTCGACCCGCGTGCTGACCCGGATCCTGCTGTCCGCCGGCCCCGGTCGGCCGCTGCCCTCCCCGGCGCTGCTCGCCGACCACGCCGCCGCGGAGCAGCGGGCGCTCGACGCCGATCTGGCCCTGCTCGCCGGGACGGCACCGTCCGGGCTGCCCCTGGACCGGCGCGACGAGCTGCACCTGCCGGCCGACCGGCTGGGTGTCGCGCTCCGGGACGCCCTGTGCGACTTCCGGATGGCCGGGCGGTCGCGCGCGGCGGCCTGA